A stretch of the Malus domestica chromosome 08, GDT2T_hap1 genome encodes the following:
- the LOC103410765 gene encoding uncharacterized protein has translation MATRSKDSSPAPGRENKITSPSSTTKRLTKSQTTITEKFSSTSSAKQVPNYLRPTLSASRHENSLRSLSAGAKKHGSEDHAASQKPTLNRRRSFDKPASPSRLRKALVSPGREASLRSSSISAKTSSNAPRPRIERTKSSTSGAGRPQLLHAKSVKKSSGSSSVKKESSSGSTRAPKSEDIKHTINLEAHLDAIESFEHHEVEEVCKISSEEHDKVILPDPKGEEIEHAGDHDAGVSDAEGNSGEDEKVKASEGVNSNAEELKENVEERSEESRSVLTEKEEKQADNDQQDGEEKEKKIDESGEAKAEEGLRSEDQETKVEVKEEKEKESESKEENTREESKNVEEKALDEKERGEVVDGGVEEAKPQKAAEVESEEAPKQRQASEGSSQGGGRKDTVPAYNDVIEETTNKLMEKRKNKVKALVGAFETVIDYESK, from the coding sequence ATGGCAACAAGATCTAAAGATAGCAGCCCTGCTCCAGGGAGGGAGAATAAGATTACATCACCATCATCAACCACCAAAAGGCTCACCAAGTCCCAAACGACAATCACTGAAAaattctcttcaacctcatcaGCAAAACAAGTCCCAAACTATCTCAGGCCGACGTTAAGCGCCTCGAGGCACGAAAACTCGCTGAGGTCATTGTCCGCTGGAGCCAAAAAACATGGCTCTGAAGATCATGCAGCGTCTCAAAAACCTACATTGAATAGAAGAAGATCTTTTGACAAGCCAGCATCACCTTCTAGGCTTCGGAAGGCATTGGTCTCCCCGGGAAGGGAAGCGTCACTGCGATCGTCGTCAATTTCAGCAAAAACCTCATCTAATGCTCCGAGGCCAAGAATAGAGAGGACAAAATCGAGCACTTCTGGGGCTGGAAGGCCGCAGCTTTTGCATGCAAAGAGTGTGAAGAAGAGCAGCGGAAGCAGTTCGGTTAAGAAGGAGAGTTCATCAGGTTCAACAAGAGCTCCGAAAAGTGAGGACATAAAACATACAATTAATCTCGAAGCTCATTTAGATGCTATAGAGTCTTTCGAACATCATGAGGTTGAAGAGGTATGTAAGATCTCGAGTGAGGAGCATGATAAAGTGATTCTTCCGGATCCGAAAGGCGAGGAGATTGAACACGCTGGTGATCACGACGCTGGCGTTTCTGATGCTGAAGGGAATAGCGGCGAGGATGAGAAGGTGAAGGCTAGTGAGGGTGTAAATTCTAATGCGGAGGAATTGAAGGAAAATGTGGAGGAAAGAAGCGAAGAAAGCAGAAGTGTATTGACCGAAAAAGAGGAGAAGCAGGCAGATAATGACCAACAAGATGgggaagagaaggagaaaaaaatTGATGAAAGCGGCGAGGCAAAGGCGGAAGAGGGTTTGAGAAGTGAAGATCAGGAAACAAAAGTTGAggtgaaagaagaaaaggagaaggagAGTGAAAGTAAAGAAGAAAATACAAGGGAGGAAAGCAAAAATGTTGAGGAAAAGGCATTGGATGAGAAGGAAAGGGGAGAAGTTGTGGACGGCGGAGTTGAAGAAGCAAAGCCGCAAAAGGCTGCTGAGGTGGAGTCAGAGGAAGCGCCGAAGCAGCGGCAAGCGAGCGAGGGATCATCACAAGGAGGAGGGAGGAAGGACACAGTTCCTGCATACAATGATGTGATTGAGGAGACTACAAACAAGTTGATGGAGAAAAGGAAGAACAAGGTGAAGGCATTAGTTGGGGCATTTGAGACTGTCATAGATTACGAATCCAAATga
- the LOC103428789 gene encoding uncharacterized protein, translating into MQPQQFSRIDLGDLKAQIVKRIGADRSKRYFYYLNRLLSQKLSKKEFDKLCHRVLGSENLPLHNHFIRSVLKNACHAKTPPPVFSSVPAKPGIQAANSSPSREDGQEQSLFPHQNQNVPGWSNGVLPVSPRKGRSGIRERKLRDRPSPLGPNGKVDSASHHSTGLEDNGGKVIVENGDVHPFDYQRPMRHLQPVAELPESERDGAVGERPRIHSKDQADLAVIDHEEEGEQSNCLSFPRSPLLAPLGIPLYPASVGGAHKAFPVGSSCDIVSYYDSGGLSDTETLRKRMEQIAAAQGLGGVSTECANMLNNVLDIYLKRLIRSCVELVGARSTPEPKKNAAPKQQQIQGKIINGMWPSNHMHMQSSSGPVEEQRPQCSISFLDFKVAMELNPQQLGEDWPLLLEKICMQAFEE; encoded by the coding sequence ATGCAACCTCAGCAGTTCTCTAGAATTGATTTGGGTGATCTGAAAGCACAGATAGTGAAGAGAATTGGGGCCGATAGGTCAAAGCGGTATTTTTATTACTTGAATAGGTTGTTGAGTCAGAAGCTGAGCAAGAAAGAATTTGACAAGTTGTGTCACCGGGTGCTCGGGAGTGAGAACTTGCCACTGCATAATCATTTTATACGGTCAGTCTTGAAGAATGCATGCCACGCAAAGACCCCACCACCAGTCTTTTCATCGGTTCCTGCAAAACCTGGGATACAAGCTGCAAACAGTTCTCCAAGTAGAGAAGATGGGCAGGAACAAAGCCTCTTTCCGCATCAAAATCAAAATGTACCTGGTTGGTCGAATGGGGTATTGCCGGTGTCCCCACGAAAGGGTAGGTCCGGGATACGCGAACGGAAGCTAAGGGATAGGCCAAGCCCACTTGGACCAAATGGGAAGGTAGATAGTGCATCACATCATTCCACGGGTTTAGAGGATAATGGTGGTAAGGTTATTGTGGAAAACGGGGATGTGCATCCATTTGATTATCAGAGACCAATGCGACATCTTCAACCTGTTGCTGAGCTACCTGAGAGTGAAAGAGATGGTGCAGTTGGGGAAAGACCACGGATACACAGCAAAGACCAGGCTGACTTAGCTGTTATTGATCACGAGGAAGAGGGAGAACAATCAAACTGCTTGAGTTTCCCAAGAAGTCCTCTACTTGCGCCACTGGGGATCCCGCTCTACCCAGCCAGCGTAGGTGGGGCCCACAAAGCTTTTCCAGTTGGTAGCAGCTGTGATATTGTTAGCTATTATGACAGTGGGGGATTGTCCGATACGGAAACACTTAGAAAACGCATGGAGCAGATTGCTGCAGCACAGGGTCTTGGTGGAGTTTCTACAGAATGTGCCAATATGCTGAATAATGTGTTGGATATATACTTAAAGCGATTGATTAGATCCTGCGTTGAGTTGGTGGGAGCAAGGTCTACACCAGAGCCAAAAAAGAATGCTGCACCAAAGCAGCAGCAGATTCAAGGAAAGATTATCAATGGCATGTGGCCAAGCAATCACATGCATATGCAGAGCAGCAGTGGGCCTGTGGAAGAgcaaagacctcagtgttcaaTATCTTTCCTTGATTTTAAGGTTGCAATGGAGCTAAATCCACAGCAACTTGGAGAGGATTGGCCATTGCTGCTGGAGAAGATTTGTATGCAAGCATTCGAGGAATGA
- the LOC103428787 gene encoding uncharacterized protein yields the protein MRSTYMDEYFGKRAVDGLVSKKGSGLVLRETPNRDRNAQLCSRLGCSGRLNSVKSAQIEKAKPSRPIFRSSSSGKEIIGSSSRSCVGVGNTSKSIAEPCKKLCSNLETDSSETSSVQDDPEVSEIAPPPGKIQRGLHPEFQNSVSSEVTLMEVGSSGVASNTRSRRSFNQRSGLRSQDSIVGSNVSTGSKNIIQTRASTARNGLRNLRCNSVSDVVPSGCSSSDSSLGQRETIKRRTFEGESSSAAKGKKMNGSSSAQNPSSSHGISTSDSRRARNMPSNRDNNGVASVRTRRTVTGHSRGKLLPNQGSGNNSSSSGSSAGPHTSEPEMSINSNASSSSQQSSDEVPLIRPNSYSRPGSSSGTLHGILRAGASDVGFSRSLRNQDGLRRYNMDGIAEVLLALERIEHDEELTFEQILVLETNLFLNGLNFYDQHRDMRLDIDNMTYEELLALEERMGTVSTALPEEALSDCLKKSIYQFTPQEDASVSCDGKKADDKCSICQEEYVAGDEVGRLRCEHRFHVVCVNQWLRLKNWCPICKGAAAAAAPAPSPSPSPPST from the exons ATGCGATCGACATACATGGATGAGTATTTTGGTAAAAGAGCTGTTGATGGGCTCGTCTCTAAAAAGGGATCTGGTCTTGTTTTAAGGGAAACCCCCAATAGAGACCGCAATGCTCAGCTCTGTAGCCGGTTGGGATGTAGTGGAAGATTGAACTCTGTAAAAAGTGCTCAAATTGAAAAGGCCAAACCTTCAAGGCCAATATTTCGCTCTTCGTCAAGTGGGAAAGAGATAATTGGAAGTTCCTCGAGGTCTTGCGTTGGTGTTGGCAACACAAGCAAGTCCATTGCAGAACCTTGCAAAAAGCTATGTTCTAATTTGGAAACTGATTCATCTGAAACCAGTAGTGTTCAGGATGATCCAGAAGTTTCAGAAATCGCTCCGCCACCTGGAAAGATTCAAAGAGGGCTTCACCCTGAATTTCAAAATTCTGTGTCTAGTGAAGTCACTTTGATGGAAGTTGGAAGCTCTGGTGTCGCATCAAATACAAGATCTCGAAGGAGTTTCAATCAGAGATCTGGATTGCGCAGCCAAGATTCCATCGTGGGTTCTAATGTTTCTACAGGATCTAAAAACATCATCCAGACACGGGCTAGCACGGCCAGGAATGGTTTAAGAAATCTAAGATGTAATTCAGTATCTGACGTTGTCCCTTCCGGTTGTTCATCATCAGATTCAAGCCTTGGTCAGAGAGAGACCATAAAGCGAAGAACTTTTGAAGGAGAAAGTAGTTCTGCTGCTAAGGGGAAGAAAATGAATGGGTCATCGTCAGCACAAAATCCCAGTTCTAGCCATGGCATCTCAACTTCTGATTCAAGAAGAGCTAGAAATATGCCTTCTAACAGGGATAACAATGGTGTTGCATCAGTTAGGACTCGGAGAACTGTCACTGGTCACTCGAGGGGAAAGCTGCTTCCTAATCAAGGAAGTGGAAACAATTCGTCATCCAGTGGATCTTCTGCAGGTCCACATACGTCTGAACCTGAAATGTCTATCAACTCGAATGCTTCTAGTTCATCACAACAGTCATCTGATGAAGTTCCTTTAATTCGGCCGAATTCTTATAGCCGGCCAGGCAGTAGCAGTGGGACTTTACATGGCATTCTGCGAGCTGGTGCTTCAGATGTTGGGTTTTCCCGCTCTCTAAGGAACCAGGATGGACTGCGACGCTACAACATGGATGGGATAGCAGAG GTATTGCTAGCACTTGAGAGAATTGAACACGATGAAGAGTTAACATTTGAG CAAATACTTGTTCTTGAGACCAATTTGTTCCTGAATGGCCTAAACTTCTACGATCAGCACAGAGACATGAGACTGGATATCGACAACATGACATATGAG GAATTATTAGCTCTAGAAGAGAGGATGGGTACCGTCAGCACAGCATTGCCAGAAGAAGCATTGTCCGATTGCCTTAAGAAAAGCATCTATCAGTTTACACCCCAAGAAGATGCATCCGTAAGCTGTGATGGGAAGAAGGCGGATGACAAATGCAGTATCTGCCAG GAAGAGTACGTGGCTGGAGATGAAGTTGGAAGATTGCGGTGCGAGCATAGATTTCACGTTGTCTGCGTAAACCAGTGGCTGCGGCTTAAGAATTGGTGCCCTATATGCAAaggagcagcagcagcagcagctccaGCACCCTCGCCCTCTCCCTCGCCACCCTCCACATAA